In Salmo salar chromosome ssa03, Ssal_v3.1, whole genome shotgun sequence, a single genomic region encodes these proteins:
- the LOC106601345 gene encoding N-acetylmuramoyl-L-alanine amidase, producing the protein MSGAQGVEDSMISPMEPHWKWCLTLLVVLVSAHTDTKVTSSQHMDDFIRVLEQVEDSNPGLEPVNVLRGLRRAAGLRDEFMQHFLGTIREDSTSEAPVMDSNLSDFIGRAMRHKVTERDREEGVVLTADGTTVAMSPVLLGIEAGLVSKTRCRVRGLYPLTLARNLGLSFQRFHSSLLSQRLGPDGCWDDVTSPQVFTLSDKPSLATDALVNGGMDGVILGIEVSAQSQRPLKLSNLLRRYYCHHLEGEGLDAAPSLISHLRRENFRELARPPLLQRQVVRSLVLQRRLIDHSTMLAQEKEELIAVVREGIKEFVHRYMDCPAIIPRCQWGAAPYRGTPTPLSLPLSFMYIHHTYQPGQPCLTFQQCSADMRSMQRFHQDDRGWDDIGYSFVAGSDGYLYEGRGWHWQGAHTKGYNSKGYGVSFIGDYTSSLPSQQTIQLVRDRLASCAVGGGRLVGNFTLYGHRQLVKTSCPGDAFYSEITGWEHFGEVQN; encoded by the exons ATGTCAGGAGCACAGGGCGTTGAAGACTCAATGATTTCCCCAATGGAACCGCACTGGAAATGGTGTCTGACCCTTCTTGTGGTCTTGGTCAGTGCTCACACTGATACCAAAG TCACGTCCTCCCAGCATATGGACGACTTCATCAGAGTGTTGGAGCAGGTAGAAGACAGTAACCCTGGACTGGAGCCTGTAAATGTGTTGAGAGGCCTGCGCAGGGCAGCCGGTCTCAGAGATGAGTTCATGCAGCACTTCTTGGGCACTATCAGGGAGGACAGCACCTCAGAGGCACCAGTTATGGACTCCAATCTCTCAGATTTCATTGGCAGGGCTATGCGCCacaaggtgacagagagagatagagaggaagggGTTGTCCTTACTGCTGATGGCACCACAGTTGCTATGAGCCCAGTCCTCCTGGGTATTGAAGCTGGGCTAGTGTCTAAGACGAGGTGTCGGGTCCGTGGCCTGTACCCCCTCACTCTGGCTAGGAACTTGGGTCTGTCCTTCCAGCGCTTccacagctctctcctctcccaacgCCTGGGCCCTGATGGCTGCTGGGACGATGTGACCTCGCCTCAGGTCTTCACCCTCTCCGACAAGCCCTCCCTCGCCACCGATGCCCTGGTTAACGGCGGTATGGATGGTGTGATTCTGGGGATTGAGGTCTCAGCTCAGTCCCAGCGTCCTCTCAAGCTGAGCAACCTACTGAGGAGGTACTACTGTCATCATCTTGAGGGGGAAGGACTGGATGCTGCTCCTAGTCTGATCAGCCACCTACGCAGGGAGAACTTCAGAGAACTGGCCAGGCCCCCTCTCCTGCAGAGGCAGGTGGTGAGATCCCTGGTCCTACAGAGGAGACTGATCGACCACTCCACTATGTTGGCACAGGAAAAGGAAGAGCTGATAGCTGTGGTGAGGGAAGGAATAAAGGAGTTTGTCCACAGATACATGG ACTGTCCAGCTATTATCCCGCGGTGTCAGTGGGGGGCTGCACCATACCGGGGCACTCCCACCCCCCTGTCCCTCCCCCTCTCGTTCATGTACATCCACCACACCTACCAGCCTGGCCAGCCTTGTCTCACCTTTCAGCAGTGTTCTGCAGACATGAGGTCCATGCAACGCTTTCACCAGGATGACCGGGGCTGGGACGATATTGGATACAG CTTTGTGGCAGGCTCTGACGGGTACCTCTATGAGGGGCGTGGGTGGCACTGGCAAGGGGCCCACACTAAGGGCTACAACTCCAAGGGCTACGGGGTGTCATTCATCGGTGACTACACGTCCAGCTTGCCATCGCAGCAGACCATACAGCTGGTGAGAGATCGTCTGGCATCCTGTGCTGTGGGAGGCGGGCGACTGGTCGGCAACTTCACCCTGTATGGCCACAGACAGCTGGTTAAGACTTCCTGTCCTGGAGACGCCTTCTACTCAGAGATCACAGGCTGGGAGCACTTTGGG GAGGTTCAAAACTGA
- the LOC106601342 gene encoding LOW QUALITY PROTEIN: protein Wiz (The sequence of the model RefSeq protein was modified relative to this genomic sequence to represent the inferred CDS: substituted 1 base at 1 genomic stop codon), which produces MELEGDSLSPRDSFTSVSSYGPPPSFSAQDTATHNFLNHTLQVSDELTFSGSPWSSGGNGDFERTGGPLSQVESGRSAQRGIRPSAFPSSLTWDSDSEKETLDEEELQHFSNPHGLAAHSPGSPSSGLRPDSEDDQAPEQLPHLPTETNLLSPVEERDQDKPNTHREEPKKAQPSSKELVDDRVWDISEKAELFQSKVTSKEGCKIEEEGEEEDLIGKEKEPERDVYTFPGDSDTESPPPAPWAHCTFIQRRKKKRALLRPFSGQSSWERTSTGAGKKARGSSSRAKSLGPVKMSGGAYDFKEDLEKATEDLEKVEEEKGGEEEGGGEGALGEEIFTCVECSIYFKKQVYLQDHMQEHSHSRPGAGRRERGVKGARFRCVECGWNLSNRLALADHNRRHQESRQKILEEIGKLSDSGKGETTQGEPSKVTKPASPVLEPFVALVTTPAPFTEPDPVPVRATGKARAKTPVKAKVKGPANRRYLCLKCDFSTRTSQALANHAKTHNRKPTGLQRASPRFQPKLTPMEPPVSPGSASGLTSISLTCDQCAFQASSQTALKEHQHVAHPAQTSICGEGPEEMNRPGSRIDASAPPCSDKLSKPVSPPEGQSQSKASKSSSSWISAMEDSDIQPQPSNTATAPQRREIAFKTIGNKRANRRGKAGTELLWPNPRLDSGPPETDDAQSQGPDLATDMNQKETESLIGSKPLTRARSLQDDSSLKQQSLTASCSSEGKPVKEEEVDGEPKVAFEKKSNKVFAAENDNDDDNDDDDNDDHDEEEEEEEENIRRFLAEGISDEDYEEIDEETGTLKSVERKCPYCPDRFHNGIGLANHVRGHLNRVGVSYNVRHFISPEEVNAIEKKFSYQKKKKKVANFDPDTFSVMRCEFCNAGFDTRAGLSSHARAHLRDFGITNWEVTVSPIHILRELFSSRPDLVLPTAPPRSPASDEEEEEDLETEEEEPGGGEGSEEATGATVSNLLPSSPSQPLEKDHSVGEPEGVCVPGGEEEEQMPALDSLTSSPGRKGLFSLDPESPSPRDEADIKVSNLLKCEVCSAPSRRGGAYLVTPVPTCASWASACRRAAGHPSTSSTRSPRSAVWMGTSPLPSPGPPSPRSPFTSCQPHGKRRDIKTPTWMRNPSLSPSPPLWPPLPPPPSPGPAPLRLWXGRPPSPPCCLCPPPLRCLDHKPGGVKSTTSNLSAKPFWAPQETDAPLNLTLEVDPNKDIVCQLCGAWFETRKGLSSHARAHLRHFGVEYSESKGSPIDLLNQLIHTDDFKHRASALQPEGPQGRRGLTASLSSPKRSLLTISSTPLLYNVTTMGGGSGSKATSSSASSMFGPPSKRPKSSKLQVFRLSGGELTPIPQSEPVKEIGCEFCGEYFENRKGLSSHARSHLRQMGITEWTVNGSPIDTLRELITRRGLPCALPLKPLKSPPPSPGPPRSPLSSPASPSLLSRLPFAFAHPPSHQSTVRKMGSAPPASPSLIVKLKPEPMQLEVTMPGAVGGAAGYSSEPLNCSWSSSDNTLPLNLVTAHEVEPTRDIRCEFCGEYFENRKGLSSHARSHLRQMGITEWTVNGSPIDTLRELMHKNGGTSSPSPGLKKETSQGSSPTWEGLVGGLGYQSPKFSRKSPLNLLHSGSRLHKHGLGAVGLSSTPPAGKFFAVSLLGKRPLTEEGRPVERSPSHPQSFSPLPHDLSIKGKSSPDKNAGGHLDASCELCGFYFENRKALASHARAHLRQFGVTEWCVNGSPIETLSAWMRSRPHKVVEMHRSYMQGSNRSTSKKKSSSSLSPSSDSDLLPPVPSQKHSSSSQWAALGLAQARRVGRELTLASPRAAEGDAGLTPPSRPSHSSHSPSPVRLSNTLPPHTQVARSELNVRLPRGFERRPLKHPSHSEGGERDSGTPKPPRTGTIPALVPKPPSTPLVKVVGKIYSLRCRFCEVEFQGPLSVQEDWIRHLQQHILNLNYNKPAPSATDPPAHNPTPTSTSVPTTTSSFTTTPAPTSTPPSIHTTAPTVLPPCSPSPPSMAESAPIVTAIPMATASAESTPTPAL; this is translated from the exons aTGGAGCTAGAGGGGGATTCTCTTTCCCCCAGGGATTCCTTCACCTCAGTGAGCAGCTATGGGCCACCACCCTCATTCTCAGCACAGGACACCGCAACCCACAACTTCCTAAATCACACCTTACAG GTTTCAGACGAGCTCACCTTCAGTGGGAGCCCATGGTCCAGTGGTGGCAATGGGGACTTTGAGAGGACCGGAGGTCCCCTATCCCAGGTGGAATCAGGGAGGAGTGCACAGAGGGGCATCAGGCCCTCAGCCTTTCCCTCCTCCCTGACCTGGGACTCTGACTCTGAGAAAGAGACACTAGACG aggaggAGCTACAGCACTTTTCTAACCCTCACGGTCTGGCCGCTCACAGCCCAGGATCCCCCTCCTCTGGACTCAG ACCTGACAGTGAGGATGACCAAGCACCTGAACAACTGCCGCACTTACCCACTGAGACAAACCTACTCAGCCCTGTGGAGGAGCGGGACCAAGACAAgcctaacacacacagagaggagccaAAGAAGGCCCAACCCAGTTCAAAAGAAT TGGTAGATGACAGAGTCTGGGATATATCGGAGAAAGCTGAACTGTTTCAGTCCAAAGTGACATCAAAGGAGGGGTGCAAAattgaggaggagggagaggaagaggacctGATAGGGAAGGAAAAGGAGCCTGAGCGGGATGTGTACACCTTTCCTGGGGACTCAGACACAGAGAGCCCCCCACCAGCACCCTGGGCACACTGCACCTTCATCCAGCGTCGGAAGAAGAAGAGGGCCCTGCTCAGGCCCTTCTCTGGCCAGAGCTCCTGGGAACGCACATCAACAGGAGCTGGGAAGAAGGCAAGGGGTTCTTCCTCAAGAGCAAAGAGCTTGGGGCCAGTGAAGATGAGTGGAGGGGCCTATGACTTTAAGGAGGACTTGGAAAAGGCAAcagaggatctggagaaggtaGAAGAGGAAAAAGgtggtgaagaagaaggaggaggagagggagcgctTGGTGAAGAGATTTTCACCTGTGTGGAATGTAGCATTTACTTCAAGAAGCAGGTCTACCTGCAGGATCACATGCAAGAGCACAGTCATAGCAGGCCGGGGGCTGGCAGGAGGGAACGCGGAGTGAAGGGCGCACGATTTCGGTGCGTGGAGTGTGGATGGAACCTGTCAAACAGGCTAGCTCTGGCGGACCACAACAGACGACACCAGGAGTCTCGTCAGAAGATCCTGGAGGAGATTGGGAAGCTGAGTGACAGTGGGAAAGGAGAGACTACGCAGGGTGAACCGAGCAAGGTGACCAAACCTGCAAGCCCAGTCCTAGAACCATTTGTAGCTCTAGTCACGACTCCAGCTCCATTCACAGAGCCAGATCCAGTTCCAGTCCGGGCCACAGGAAAAGCTCGAGCCAAAACCCCAGTCAAAGCAAAGGTCAAAGGCCCAGCCAATCGTCGCTATCTCTGCCTCAAGTGTGACTTCAGTACACGCACCTCACAGGCATTGGCCAACCATGCCAAGACCCACAACAGAAAACCTACTGGTCTGCAGCGAGCCTCTCCGCGCTTTCAGCCAAAGCTCACTCCTATGGAGCCGCCTGTGTCACCTGGATCTGCCTCTGGCCtgacctctatctctctcacttgTGATCAGTGTGCCTTCCAGGCCTCCAGTCAAACTGCTCTCAAGGAGCACCAACACGTGGCTCACCCCGCGCAGACCTCCATCTGTGGGGAAGGGCCTGAAGAGATGAACCGTCCAGGGTCCAGAATTGATGCTTCCGCTCCACCATGTTCTGATAAGCTTTCTAAGCCTGTCTCTCCACCAGAAGGCCAAAGCCAGTCAAAGGCCAGTAAGTCTTCCTCTAGTTGGATCTCTGCTATGGAGGATAGTGACATACAGCCCCAACCATCAAACACTGCTACAGCTCCCCAGCGTAGAGAGATAGCCTTTAAGACCATCGGGAACAAGAGGGCAAATAGGAGAGGGAAGGCGGGGACAGAACTCCTCTGGCCAAATCCCAGACTGGACAGCGGGCCACCTGAGACCGATGATGCACAAAGCCAGGGCCCTGACCTGGCAACCGATATGAACCAAAAAGAGACTGAATCACTTATTGGATCCAAACCGCTCACCAGGGCTCGATCCCTCCAAG ATGACTCCTCTCTAAAACAACAGAGCCTCACAGCCTCATGCTCTTCAGAAGGGAAGCCCGTAAAGGAAGAGGAAGTGGACGGGGAGCCAAAGGTTGCTTTTGAAAAGAAGAGTAACAAGGTTTTTGCTGCTGAAAATGACAATGATGATGACAACGATGATGATGACAACGATGATCAtgacgaagaagaagaagaggaagaggagaatatCCGGCGTTTCCTAGCGGAGGGCATATCAGATGAGGATTATGAGGAGATTGATGAGGAGACGGGGACCCTGAAGAGCGTGGAGAGGAAATGCCCCTACTGCCCTGATCGCTTCCACAACGGCATCGGGCTGGCCAATCACGTGAGGGGCCACCTCAACCGAGTGGGCGTCAGCTACAACGTGCGCCACTTCATATCCCCTGAGGAGGTCAATGCCATTGAGAAGAAGTTCTCCtaccagaagaagaagaaaaaag TTGCCAACTTTGACCCGGATACGTTCAGTGTGATGCGCTGTGAGTTCTGCAATGCTGGCTTTGACACCCGGGCTGGCCTGTCCAGCCACGCAAGGGCGCACCTGCGGGACTTTGGGATTACTAACTGGGAGGTGACTGTCTCGCCCATCCATATCCTCCGGGAGCTCTTCTCCAGCCGCCCAGACCTGGTCCTCCCCACAGCCCCCCCACGCAGTCCAGCCtcagacgaggaggaggaggaagacctggagacggaggaggaagaaccagggggaggggaggggagtgaaGAGGCAACAGGTGCTACAGTCTCCAACCTACTGCCATCGTCACCTTCTCAGCCTTTGGAGAAAGACCACAGCGTTGGTgagcctgaaggtgtgtgtgtacctg gcggggaggaggaagagcagatgcCAGCACTGGACAGCTTGACCTCCAGCCCAGGGAGGAAGGGTCTGTTTTCCCTGGACCCAGAGAGCCCCTCCCCGAGGGATGAAGCTGACATCAAAG tgtccaACCTGTTAAAGTGTGAGGTGTGCAGTGCCCCTTCGAGACGAGGCGGGGCCTATCTAGTCACGCCCGTTCCCACCTGCGCCAGCTGGGCATCGGCATGTCGGAGAGCAGCGGGGCACCCATCGACCTCCTCTACCAGATCACCAAGGAGCGCGGTCTGGATGGGCacttcccccctcccctcccccggcCCCCCGTCGCCAAGAAGCCCCTTCACATCCTGCCAACCCCACGGAAAGAGGAGAGATATCAAGACACCGACATGGATGAGaaacccatccctctctccatcccctcccctgtggcctcccctcccccctcctccctcaccagGGCCTGCTCCCCTTCGGCTGTGGTGAGGAAGGCCCCCATCTCCTCCCTGCTGCCTGTGTCCTCCCCCCCTGCGCTGTCTGGACCATAAGCCTGGAGGGGTGAAGAGCACCACCTCTAACCTCTCTGCCAAACCCTTCTGGGCTCCACAGGAGACTGATGCCCCACTCAACCTCA CATTGGAGGTAGACCCCAACAAGGACATAGTGTGCCAGCTGTGTGGTGCCTGGTTCGAGACGCGGAAGGGCCTGTCCAGCCATGCCCGAGCCCACCTGCGGCACTTTGGGGTGGAGTACTCGGAGTCCAAAGGTTCCCCCATAGACCTCCTCAACCAGCTCATTCACACTGATGACTTCAAGCACAGAGCCAGCGCCCTGCAGCCTGAGGGGCCCCAGGGGCGCAGGGGCCTCACAGCCAGCCTCTCCTCCCCCAAACGCTCCCTCCTCACCATCTCTTCCACACCTCTCCTCTACAATGTCACTACGATGGGAGGCGGATCTGGGTCCAAAGCTACCTCTTCCTCAGCTTCCTCAATGTTTGGCCCGCCCTCCAAACGTCCCAAGTCCTCCAAATTACAGGTCTTCCGTTTGAGTGGCGGGGAACTCACGCCCATCCCCCAGA GTGAACCAGTGAAGGAGATCGGCTGTGAGTTCTGTGGGGAATACTTTGAAAACCGTAAAGGTCTCTCCAGTCACGCGCGTTCCCACCTGCGCCAGATGGGCATCACAGAGTGGACAGTCAACGGTTCCCCCATAGACACCCTGCGAGAGCTGATCACACGTCGAGGTCTACCATGCGCCCTGCCCCTTAAGCCTCTAaaatctccccctccatcccccggACCCCCTCGCTCCCCCTTGTCCTCCCCTGCCTCGCCCAGCCTCCTAAGTCGCCTCCCTTTTGCCTTcgcccacccacccagccaccagTCCACAGTGCGTAAGATGGGCTCAGCTCCACCGGCCTCCCCTAGCCTGATAGTCAAGCTGAAGCCTGAGCCTATGCAGCTGGAAGTCACCATGCCAGGAGCGGTGGGGGGAGCAGCGGGATACTCCTCTGAGCCACTGAATTGCAGCTGGAGCAGCTCCGACAATACGCTCCCTCTTAACTTGG TCACAGCCCATGAAGTAGAGCCCACTCGGGACATCCGCTGTGAGTTCTGTGGGGAGTACTTTGAGAACCGTAAAGGTCTCTCCAGCCACGCCCGTTCCCACCTGCGCCAGATGGGCATCACAGAGTGGACAGTCAACGGCTCCCCCATAGACACCCTGAGAGAACTCATGCACAAGAATGGGGGCACCTCGTCCCCATCCCCGGGGTTGAAGAAGGAGACCAGCCAGGGGTCCAGCCCCACCTGGGAAGGCCTGGTGGGGGGCCTGGGTTACCAGTCACCCAAGTTCTCCCGAAAATCCCCCCTCAACCTGCTGCACTCTGGCTCCCGGCTTCATAAGCACGGCCTGGGGGCGGTgggcctctcctccacccctcccgcCGGGAAGTTTTTTGCGGTGTCCCTGCTGGGTAAGAGACCCCTAACGGAGGAGGGCCGTCCGGTTGAGAGGTCACCATCCCACCCCCAGTCTTTTTCACCCCTGCCACATGACCTCTCCATCAAAGGGAAGTCCTCTCCAGACAAGAATGCGGGAGGGCACCTGG ATGCCAGCTGTGAGCTGTGTGGGTTCTACTTTGAGAACCGCAAGGCGCTGGCTAGCCACGCGCGGGCCCACCTGCGGCAGTTTGGCGTGACAGAGTGGTGTGTGAACGGTTCGCCCATCGAGACGCTGAGTGCCTGGATGCGCAGCCGGCCCCACAAGGTGGTGGAGATGCACCGCAGCTACATGCAGGGCTCCAACCGCTCCACCTCCAAGAAG AAAAGCAGCTCGTCTCTCTCCCCATCATCcgactctgacctcctcccacCCGTGCCCTCCCAGaaacattcctcctcctcccagtgGGCGGCTCTGGGGCTGGCCCAGGCCAGACGGGTAGGCCGGGAGCTCACCCTGGCATCACCCCGGGCAGCAGAGGGTGATGCAGGTCTCACTCCCCCCTCCCGACCCAGCCACAGCAGTCACAGTCCCAGCCCCGTCCGACTCTccaacaccctccctccccacacacagGTGGCCCGCAGCGAGCTCAACGTGCGCCTGCCCAGAG GCTTTGAGCGACGACCTCTTAAACACCCCTCCCactcagagggaggagagagggacagtggcACCCCCAAGCCCCCTCGCACCGGCACCATTCCTGCCCTGGTGCCCAAACCCCCTTCCACGCCCCTGGTCAAAGTGGTGGGAAAGATCTACTCCCTCAGGTGCCG GTTCTGTGAGGTGGAGTTCCAGGGTCCTCTCTCTGTGCAGGAGGACTGGATCCGCCACCTCCAGCAGCACATCCTCAACCTCAACTACAACAAGCCTGCTCCCTCTGCCACGGACCCCCCAGCccacaacccaaccccaacctcaACCTCAGTCCCAACCACTACCTCCAGCTTCACCACAACTCCTGCCCCCACCTCAACCCCACCCTCCATCCACACCACAGCTCCTACTGTTCTCCCTCCTTGcagcccctctcctccctcaatgGCTGAGTCTGCTCCAATTGTCACTGCCATTCCAATGGCAACAGCCTCAGCAGAGTCCACCCCCACCCCAGCATTGTAA
- the LOC106601346 gene encoding trafficking protein particle complex subunit 5, with the protein MDTRFTRGKSNILERPLTRPKTEVSVSAFALLFSEMVQYCQSRVYSVSELQQRLADLGQSVGASMLDVLVLREKNGKRETKVLNILLFVKVSVWKAMFGKEADKLEQANDDDKTYYIIEKEPLINAYISVPKENSTLNCAAFTAGIVEAILTHSGFPAKVTAHWHKGTTLMIKFDEAVIARDKALDGR; encoded by the exons ATGGACACTCGGTTCACGAGAGGAAAGTCAAACATCCTGGAACGGCCTCTAACCCGTCCCAAGACTGAAGTCAGTGTGAGTGCCTTTGCACTGCTCTTCTCTGAGATGGTACAGTACTGCCAGAGCCGTGTGTACTCTGTGTCTGAGCTGCAGCAACGCTTGGCAGACCTGGGTCAGAGCGTTGGGGCCAGTATGCTGGACGTGCTGGTGCTGAGGGAGAAGAATGGGAAGAGGGAGACCAAGGTGCTTAACATACTGCTCTTCGTCAAG GTATCAGTATGGAAAGCCATGTTCGGTAAGGAGGCAGACAAGCTGGAGCAGGCCAACGATGACGACAAGACCTACTACATCATAGAGAAGGAGCCACTGATCAATGCTTACATCTCTGTGCCCAAGGAGAACAGCACACTAAACTGTGCAGCATTCACCGCTGGCATCGTAGAGGCCATTCTCACACACAGTGGCTTCCCTGCCAAGGTCACAGCCCACTGGCACAAGGGCACCACACTCATGATCAAGTTTGATGAAGCTGTGATAGCCAGAGACAAGGCCCTGGATGGCAGATAG